One genomic region from Thermoplasmatales archaeon encodes:
- a CDS encoding cupin domain-containing protein, translating to MKIIVAKKTDLNEIPATAIRLDIAWKLFLPNSFGQIPTGGNDRDFMSLTNFLWNELGKFSGRLRKDLPEKLWIMVPDLDNAGFRYVERIASMWSDEVKEYRAPDGNVPSEKEAWIPPTTDVFSDESLFPEEEALTLKEPEGTTRFLMPLLGMGRAFMRTYWIGKDSTYSRLHSHSAVDEYYLVLNGQGTLRMGGKEISMKPGMLISKPTGPDMTSQFIADRGEELKILDIEVWPDATRTAKDLVYYPDHNEILLRGIGWSNSLPYESIMSAKDLDENYDLGYTRNEDGSWSPKDVPGMKRREK from the coding sequence ATGAAAATAATTGTTGCGAAAAAAACTGATTTAAATGAAATACCAGCTACTGCAATAAGGCTAGATATTGCTTGGAAACTTTTCCTTCCAAATTCCTTTGGCCAAATACCAACGGGAGGCAATGATAGAGACTTCATGTCTCTTACGAATTTTTTGTGGAACGAACTTGGTAAATTCAGCGGACGCCTAAGGAAGGACCTCCCTGAAAAGTTATGGATTATGGTTCCTGATCTTGACAATGCTGGATTCAGGTATGTGGAACGCATTGCTTCTATGTGGTCTGATGAAGTCAAGGAATACCGTGCACCTGATGGTAACGTTCCATCAGAAAAGGAGGCATGGATTCCCCCTACCACCGATGTTTTTTCGGACGAATCGCTGTTCCCGGAAGAGGAGGCGTTGACACTGAAGGAGCCGGAAGGCACGACAAGGTTTCTCATGCCTCTGCTCGGAATGGGGCGGGCATTTATGCGAACCTACTGGATTGGAAAAGACAGCACTTATTCAAGACTCCATAGTCATTCTGCCGTTGATGAATACTACCTTGTTTTGAACGGTCAAGGAACTTTGCGCATGGGCGGGAAGGAGATTTCCATGAAACCAGGTATGCTTATTTCTAAACCGACAGGGCCAGATATGACAAGTCAGTTTATTGCAGACAGAGGAGAGGAACTAAAAATTCTCGATATAGAGGTATGGCCTGATGCGACCAGGACTGCAAAAGATTTAGTTTATTATCCCGATCATAATGAGATTCTTCTTCGTGGCATAGGCTGGTCAAATTCGCTGCCTTATGAATCAATAATGAGTGCGAAAGATCTGGATGAAAATTATGATCTTGGGTATACCAGGAACGAAGATGGATCATGGAGTCCAAAAGATGTGCCGGGCATGAAGCGAAGGGAAAAATAA
- a CDS encoding polyprenyl synthetase family protein, translated as MAIIKELRFRIDQEIESFFDECIPKNLDSIGKSVSKLITEFTLSGGKRLRPIFVIMGYRLFRKADDRIFRAAISIELAQSYLLIHDDIMDQSETRRGKPSLYVRARSLVNAEPEIANRVSQNIAIIAGDLADALAHKALLTSGLEAENLIRANLLLSDIIETTGYGQLIDIDSAYNKNFKQNDLFRMHIYKTAKYTIEGPLMLGAILSGTNENLAPLSYYGSLLGTAFQVYDDILGLFGKEDETGKSIKSDVNEGKKTLLMLKALERSNDKDRAFIHKCLSSGNVSDMDFERLKKIVVDTGSYDYSLKIVRNMSDKAIEYLSMINGDRQVKDFLKGLAYYVIDRKN; from the coding sequence ATGGCAATAATTAAGGAGCTTCGCTTTAGAATTGACCAGGAAATAGAGTCTTTTTTCGATGAGTGTATTCCAAAAAATCTAGACAGTATCGGAAAATCTGTCTCAAAATTGATTACGGAGTTCACCCTTTCCGGAGGCAAACGCCTACGACCTATTTTCGTAATAATGGGTTACAGATTGTTTAGAAAAGCTGATGATCGCATATTCAGAGCTGCTATATCTATAGAGCTTGCCCAGAGTTATCTCCTCATACACGACGACATCATGGATCAGAGCGAAACACGACGAGGAAAACCGAGTTTATATGTCAGAGCAAGATCGCTCGTAAATGCAGAACCTGAAATCGCCAACCGTGTTTCACAAAACATCGCGATCATAGCGGGGGATCTTGCGGATGCTCTTGCCCATAAGGCACTTCTTACCAGTGGTCTGGAAGCTGAAAACCTGATCCGGGCAAATTTGTTACTTTCCGACATAATAGAAACGACAGGTTACGGGCAATTGATAGATATAGATTCGGCTTACAACAAGAACTTCAAGCAGAACGACCTTTTCAGAATGCACATATACAAGACCGCAAAGTACACCATCGAAGGGCCACTCATGCTCGGTGCGATCCTTTCAGGAACAAATGAGAATCTGGCTCCTCTAAGTTATTACGGCTCTTTACTCGGGACGGCATTCCAGGTTTATGACGACATTCTGGGACTCTTTGGAAAGGAAGACGAAACTGGCAAATCGATAAAGAGCGACGTAAACGAGGGAAAGAAGACGCTTTTAATGCTTAAAGCCCTGGAGAGATCGAATGATAAGGATCGTGCTTTCATCCACAAATGCTTGAGTTCGGGCAATGTTTCGGATATGGATTTTGAACGTCTTAAGAAGATTGTCGTAGACACAGGATCCTATGATTATTCATTGAAAATCGTGAGAAACATGTCTGATAAAGCTATAGAATACTTATCCATGATCAACGGTGATAGGCAAGTAAAGGATTTTCTGAAAGGCCTTGCGTACTACGTCATAGATAGAAAGAATTAA
- a CDS encoding cobalamin B12-binding domain-containing protein has protein sequence MNGKNQSLFKDRPIKVLLAKPGIDGHDRGIFVLSKAFRDAGMEVIYPGLLPKPEDVVEIAVNEDVDVIALSLLNGAHLTVFKKVIDIMKKRGIKDIAVVGGGTIPDEDKPKLEKMGITGNYGPGTPLSVIIEHVKKRAQEARKLKMA, from the coding sequence GTGAATGGAAAGAACCAATCATTGTTTAAGGATCGGCCTATAAAGGTCCTTCTGGCCAAGCCCGGGATTGATGGGCATGATAGGGGAATATTTGTGCTCTCCAAGGCGTTCAGGGACGCAGGAATGGAGGTCATATACCCGGGATTGCTTCCGAAGCCTGAAGACGTAGTTGAAATTGCAGTAAACGAAGACGTCGATGTAATTGCGCTTAGCCTGCTCAATGGAGCCCATCTCACTGTTTTCAAGAAGGTGATAGATATCATGAAGAAACGTGGCATTAAGGACATTGCCGTTGTCGGGGGAGGCACGATCCCTGATGAGGACAAACCCAAACTCGAGAAAATGGGTATCACAGGAAATTATGGGCCAGGAACACCCCTTTCCGTAATTATAGAGCATGTCAAAAAAAGAGCCCAAGAGGCCAGAAAGCTGAAGATGGCGTGA
- a CDS encoding methylmalonyl-CoA mutase family protein: MPSKTKSFWQKKLEEMERSKAGFNKDYDTWKKRTLNPWNEKTHFSPTEYTNSSSFDLKEIYSSEDIPSDYEKKRLGMPGEYPFTRGIYPNMYRGKRWTMRMFSGFGTPEDTNHRLRYLIKHGETGLSIAFDMPTLYGYDCTNERAEGEVGKCGVNVSSLKDMEIIFKGIDLSKVSTSMTINAPAAVLTAMYAVVAQKKNIPIERLAGTVQADILKEYIAQKEWIYPPEAHIRLIRDMMVFCTNNMPKWNYISISGYHIREAGASALQELAFTLADGFFYVDLGLQAGLEIDRFAPRLSFFFNSSINFFEEIAKLRAARRIWAEVLKEKYGVTDKRSLGLKFHTQTSGYTLTWQQPLNNIVRTTIEAMAAVLGGTQSLHTNSYDEAWALPSEDAVKVALRTQQIISEESGIPDVIDPLGGSYYLEWLTDRMVEETYRYFYEIDRLGGILEAVKKGYIQKEIAATSYKRQIRLEQGKETMVGANRYVEENEKPISILRISKNAEKAQVTRLRNVKSKRNEAHVQKTLLDLENAMKTENENTFPYIMKAVEAYATLEEISNVGRKIFGEWKEPIIV; this comes from the coding sequence ATGCCATCCAAAACTAAATCTTTCTGGCAAAAAAAGTTGGAAGAGATGGAGCGATCAAAGGCGGGTTTCAATAAAGATTATGACACTTGGAAGAAAAGAACATTGAATCCTTGGAATGAAAAGACACATTTTTCACCCACAGAATATACGAATTCATCGAGTTTTGACCTGAAGGAGATTTACTCATCCGAAGACATTCCGAGCGATTATGAAAAGAAGAGGTTAGGGATGCCTGGTGAATACCCCTTTACTCGAGGCATATATCCTAACATGTACAGGGGAAAACGATGGACAATGAGAATGTTTTCTGGTTTCGGTACTCCAGAGGACACAAACCATCGGTTAAGATATTTGATAAAACATGGAGAAACCGGACTCAGTATAGCTTTTGACATGCCCACTCTCTACGGTTACGACTGCACCAATGAAAGGGCTGAGGGCGAGGTTGGGAAATGCGGCGTAAACGTGTCATCCTTGAAGGACATGGAGATCATTTTCAAAGGAATCGATCTCTCAAAAGTGAGTACATCCATGACCATAAATGCCCCTGCTGCGGTTCTCACCGCAATGTACGCAGTTGTAGCCCAGAAAAAAAACATTCCTATAGAAAGACTCGCGGGCACTGTCCAGGCAGACATTCTCAAAGAATATATAGCACAAAAGGAATGGATATACCCACCAGAAGCGCACATAAGACTGATTAGGGACATGATGGTATTCTGCACAAACAACATGCCAAAATGGAATTATATAAGCATATCCGGATACCATATAAGGGAAGCTGGTGCAAGTGCACTTCAGGAATTAGCTTTTACGCTCGCAGACGGTTTTTTCTACGTGGACCTCGGCCTTCAAGCAGGTCTTGAAATCGATAGATTTGCACCAAGACTTTCATTCTTTTTCAATTCGTCCATAAACTTTTTTGAGGAAATTGCTAAGCTTCGCGCAGCAAGAAGAATATGGGCGGAAGTCCTAAAGGAGAAATACGGAGTAACGGACAAGAGGAGTCTTGGCCTTAAGTTCCATACACAGACATCAGGATATACCCTAACTTGGCAGCAACCTCTTAACAACATAGTGAGGACAACGATAGAGGCAATGGCAGCGGTTCTTGGTGGAACACAGAGTCTTCATACAAACTCATACGACGAAGCATGGGCACTTCCATCCGAGGATGCAGTTAAGGTTGCCCTCAGGACCCAGCAGATAATATCCGAGGAAAGCGGAATACCCGATGTCATCGACCCACTCGGTGGATCGTACTACCTTGAGTGGCTAACTGACAGGATGGTTGAGGAAACATACAGGTACTTTTATGAGATCGACAGACTTGGGGGGATACTCGAGGCTGTAAAAAAGGGTTACATACAGAAGGAAATAGCTGCAACATCTTATAAAAGACAGATAAGGCTTGAGCAGGGCAAGGAGACAATGGTTGGAGCAAACAGATATGTCGAGGAAAATGAGAAGCCCATAAGTATTCTGAGAATAAGCAAGAATGCCGAGAAGGCTCAGGTTACGCGGCTTAGGAACGTAAAAAGCAAAAGGAACGAGGCTCATGTGCAGAAAACTTTGCTTGATCTGGAAAACGCCATGAAAACCGAAAATGAAAATACGTTCCCTTACATCATGAAAGCTGTTGAAGCTTATGCCACGCTCGAAGAAATATCAAACGTTGGGAGAAAGATCTTCGGTGAATGGAAAGAACCAATCATTGTTTAA
- a CDS encoding alcohol dehydrogenase catalytic domain-containing protein translates to MKAATIGPEFGNEHLRVTEKDMPSIATGDVLIQVDKGGLNPVDYNLINGKLIYNISPIPHVPGTEVIGTAVTDGKLINRGDRVIIYNRVFDGTCEKCITNREHLCINGGIWGVITDGGYQEYVSVPEKNLFKMEDYLDEDVAASLPVAGLTAYHALKRVSARSGESILVYGASGNTGMFIVQFAKIMGMHVYGVSRNLWIKSFGCDEVFSTKSVPQDLTADIVVNSLGSEFWDESSKHLSVSGRLVTFGIQTGKEASLDISKIYSRETTIVGSTGGTRKDLHEIISIARDYQLRIKKFKEYPISELKQALSDFQKRHEGRILINMKK, encoded by the coding sequence ATGAAAGCTGCAACTATAGGTCCAGAATTTGGTAATGAACATTTAAGGGTAACAGAAAAGGATATGCCGTCGATAGCGACCGGGGACGTGCTGATACAAGTGGATAAAGGGGGCTTGAATCCCGTAGATTATAACCTAATTAATGGTAAACTTATATACAATATTAGTCCTATACCACATGTCCCGGGTACAGAAGTGATTGGGACAGCAGTAACAGATGGCAAGTTAATAAACAGAGGAGATCGAGTCATAATATACAACAGAGTCTTTGACGGCACTTGTGAAAAGTGCATCACAAACAGGGAACACCTCTGCATAAATGGCGGAATTTGGGGCGTAATCACGGACGGGGGTTACCAGGAATACGTTTCTGTTCCAGAAAAGAATCTTTTCAAAATGGAGGATTATTTGGATGAGGACGTAGCCGCTAGTCTTCCCGTTGCTGGACTAACTGCCTACCATGCTCTGAAACGCGTAAGTGCAAGAAGCGGAGAATCGATTCTTGTATATGGGGCTTCAGGGAATACTGGAATGTTTATTGTTCAGTTTGCGAAAATTATGGGAATGCACGTATATGGCGTTTCTAGGAACCTATGGATTAAGTCCTTTGGATGCGACGAGGTATTCAGTACAAAAAGTGTGCCTCAAGATCTCACTGCGGATATAGTGGTAAATTCTCTTGGCTCAGAATTTTGGGATGAATCGTCGAAGCATTTATCCGTCTCAGGAAGATTGGTGACATTTGGAATTCAAACTGGGAAAGAAGCTTCGCTTGACATATCAAAGATTTATTCCAGAGAAACAACAATCGTTGGCTCAACCGGCGGAACAAGGAAAGATCTTCACGAAATAATTTCTATTGCCCGCGATTACCAATTGCGGATAAAAAAATTCAAGGAGTACCCGATTAGCGAATTAAAACAAGCTCTTTCGGACTTCCAGAAAAGACATGAGGGAAGAATCCTAATAAATATGAAAAAGTGA
- the rpe gene encoding ribulose-phosphate 3-epimerase, with product MKVSPSLISSRLEQLENQISECDSAGAYSYHVDVMDGHFVPNITVGSDFVKAVRRCTAKPIEAHLMIERPDHYYKSFIDAGADILTVHSECLVDFVDLRKKIYAEGKKMGIAVNPETRISDILPDFYGAELLVIMSVHPGFSYQKFLDYVKPKISESRQIIDERGLGIQIEIDGGVNDVTGNECAKLGADILVSASYIFSNGIKEPIQALKSLPKA from the coding sequence GTGAAAGTTTCGCCATCATTGATATCTTCGCGTTTGGAGCAGTTAGAAAATCAAATCTCTGAGTGCGATAGTGCCGGTGCTTATAGTTATCACGTGGACGTTATGGATGGCCATTTCGTTCCAAATATAACCGTTGGATCTGATTTTGTAAAGGCAGTGCGACGATGCACGGCAAAGCCGATTGAGGCACATTTAATGATCGAGCGGCCCGATCACTATTATAAAAGCTTCATAGATGCCGGAGCAGACATACTAACTGTCCATTCCGAGTGTTTGGTGGATTTTGTCGATCTTCGGAAGAAAATTTATGCGGAAGGCAAAAAAATGGGTATTGCAGTGAATCCGGAGACTCGAATTTCGGATATTCTCCCAGATTTTTATGGTGCAGAACTTCTGGTCATCATGTCTGTTCACCCCGGATTCTCATACCAAAAGTTCCTAGATTATGTAAAACCAAAAATTTCTGAATCTAGACAGATAATTGATGAGCGCGGCCTCGGGATTCAGATTGAGATTGATGGCGGAGTGAATGATGTTACAGGGAATGAGTGTGCAAAACTAGGCGCGGACATCCTTGTTTCCGCATCATATATATTCTCGAATGGGATTAAAGAACCTATTCAGGCGCTTAAATCCTTGCCAAAGGCTTGA
- the meaB gene encoding methylmalonyl Co-A mutase-associated GTPase MeaB: protein MKINEIISGILRGDKTSISRAISIVEGEPGSEISRILMEKIYKNIGNAHIVGITGPPGIGKSTMIGHLAEMIAKPGKRVSIVAIDASSPFSGGAFLGNRIRMQESLARNGIFMRSIASRGMEGGLTASIWETVKILDAGGSDYIIVETVGAGQSDIEVVNLAHTVVVVLGPGLGDQIQALKAGIMEIASIFVVNKIDLPGAYIALKDIQDTLAMSPQKGWKIPVLGVNSLDGTGYEELISRIGAHMDYIQANDSAKEEIIRKELKVVAMEELRRTFERKMNTFLSEQKNSKTLLKGGVDIYSVVDAILHDEDK, encoded by the coding sequence TTGAAAATAAATGAAATAATAAGTGGCATTCTCCGTGGAGATAAAACCTCGATCTCCAGGGCAATCTCTATTGTGGAAGGAGAACCAGGTTCAGAAATTTCCAGGATTCTTATGGAGAAGATTTACAAAAACATCGGAAATGCTCATATTGTAGGAATAACCGGACCGCCGGGAATAGGGAAGAGTACCATGATAGGCCATCTAGCTGAGATGATTGCAAAGCCCGGGAAACGCGTCTCTATCGTTGCCATAGATGCTTCCAGTCCGTTCTCCGGCGGTGCATTTCTCGGTAACAGAATAAGGATGCAGGAATCTCTTGCAAGGAACGGTATTTTCATGAGAAGCATCGCTTCCAGGGGTATGGAGGGCGGACTCACCGCCTCTATCTGGGAAACAGTCAAAATACTCGATGCTGGAGGATCAGATTACATAATTGTTGAGACAGTCGGAGCTGGCCAATCAGACATAGAGGTTGTGAATCTTGCACATACGGTAGTGGTAGTTCTCGGACCTGGTCTTGGTGATCAGATCCAAGCATTGAAAGCGGGCATCATGGAGATAGCCAGTATATTTGTTGTAAACAAGATCGATCTTCCGGGTGCTTACATCGCACTGAAGGACATACAGGACACCCTAGCTATGTCCCCGCAAAAGGGATGGAAAATACCAGTTTTAGGAGTTAATTCTTTAGACGGAACTGGATATGAGGAGTTAATTTCCAGAATAGGCGCGCACATGGATTACATTCAGGCTAACGACAGTGCGAAAGAGGAGATAATAAGGAAAGAACTGAAAGTAGTCGCTATGGAAGAACTTAGGAGAACTTTTGAAAGAAAAATGAATACATTTCTCTCAGAACAAAAGAATAGCAAGACCCTGCTAAAAGGTGGCGTGGATATCTACAGCGTTGTTGATGCGATCCTTCACGATGAAGATAAGTAA
- a CDS encoding tyrosine-type recombinase/integrase, translating into MRDINFNKDIENFRSYMIGERKSPYTVKEYSFLVSLFLNFVKKKPEQCTSADIERFKHFVSVEKKYKKTSQYLAIKAIRFFFKSRSVVPPLNLTAPQRPVHMPSYLNESEARTLITFSKNDLKANLIINILAYTGIRVGELCKLNIQDVDVEEGVIRIRSGKGDKDRIVIMPSECKEILDQYLMKRYDAVGDPEPLILSRRGRRYDSSSIERLVKGTAEKAGIRKKVTPHVLRHTFATSVLRNGGDIRFIQQILGHASVATTQIYTHVDDSMLREMYNKHKPKY; encoded by the coding sequence TTGCGCGACATTAATTTCAATAAAGACATTGAAAATTTTCGTTCGTATATGATCGGTGAGCGAAAAAGTCCCTACACGGTTAAGGAATATTCCTTTCTTGTCTCTCTTTTCCTCAATTTCGTCAAAAAGAAGCCCGAGCAATGTACATCTGCTGATATTGAACGTTTCAAGCACTTTGTCTCCGTGGAGAAGAAATATAAAAAAACCAGTCAGTATTTAGCTATAAAAGCCATAAGGTTTTTTTTTAAGTCGAGATCGGTTGTACCTCCTTTGAATCTTACGGCTCCGCAGAGACCCGTGCATATGCCTTCATACCTGAACGAGAGTGAAGCAAGGACACTTATCACATTTTCAAAGAATGACCTTAAAGCAAATCTGATTATCAATATACTCGCATATACTGGTATTCGCGTCGGGGAACTTTGTAAATTAAACATACAGGATGTTGATGTTGAGGAAGGCGTGATACGGATACGGTCTGGCAAAGGGGATAAGGATAGAATTGTCATAATGCCCTCCGAATGTAAAGAGATCTTGGATCAGTATCTCATGAAGAGATATGATGCAGTTGGCGATCCTGAGCCATTGATTCTCAGTCGGAGAGGAAGAAGGTATGATTCTTCTTCAATTGAGCGCCTTGTAAAGGGAACCGCAGAAAAAGCAGGTATAAGAAAAAAGGTCACACCTCACGTATTAAGGCACACCTTTGCCACATCGGTTCTCAGAAATGGGGGCGACATACGGTTTATACAGCAGATACTGGGGCATGCAAGCGTAGCCACAACCCAGATTTATACTCATGTTGACGACAGTATGCTAAGAGAAATGTACAATAAACATAAACCGAAATATTAA
- the rnhB gene encoding ribonuclease HII: MSSENISCGIDEAGRGPVIGPLVVTIVCGNNDVLAGLGVKDSKKLSPIARERLYTEIMAHAEIIKTEIITAAQLNLLMDTENLNYIEQLSYVSLARMSPDECTVYVDSFDVNPGRLGRLIESETGRKVVSAHKADEVYPVVSAASIISKVIRDREVKAIEERYGTMGSGYPSDPRTIKFIQESLKNGTDLSGIVRTKWKTYKTLVSRLMNSKLF; the protein is encoded by the coding sequence ATGTCCTCTGAAAACATATCCTGCGGAATCGATGAAGCCGGCAGGGGTCCAGTAATCGGGCCTCTTGTCGTAACGATTGTATGCGGAAATAATGATGTCCTTGCAGGACTCGGGGTTAAAGATTCGAAGAAGCTTAGCCCAATAGCAAGGGAGCGATTATATACGGAGATTATGGCCCATGCGGAGATCATTAAGACGGAAATCATAACAGCAGCCCAGCTAAATTTACTGATGGATACCGAAAACCTGAATTACATAGAACAATTGAGCTATGTATCCCTTGCCAGGATGTCTCCGGATGAATGTACAGTATATGTGGATTCGTTTGACGTTAATCCTGGAAGGCTCGGTAGATTGATAGAGTCTGAAACAGGAAGGAAGGTTGTGTCTGCACACAAGGCAGATGAGGTCTATCCGGTAGTCTCGGCTGCATCCATAATCTCAAAGGTCATAAGGGATCGGGAAGTGAAGGCGATCGAAGAGAGATATGGAACGATGGGCTCGGGCTACCCGTCCGATCCTAGAACGATTAAATTTATTCAGGAATCGCTGAAGAATGGGACAGACCTCTCAGGGATAGTAAGGACAAAGTGGAAAACATATAAAACTCTCGTATCACGTCTCATGAACAGCAAACTTTTTTGA